In one window of Corynebacterium mycetoides DNA:
- a CDS encoding choice-of-anchor I family protein, with translation MSISRTASVGLAAATALAAAVTLASPAQAEVVDNPVYDRAAAATVDIAAIGSYDTDIFDKSAAEIVAYHAASKRVLIVNAQAGMIDVLDVSDPTAPTHIGTVSGGEGTTINSVAVRPDGLAVATVEPDADKTLPGELIFFDAASDTFDVLGRVTVGSLPDMVTITADGAHALVANEGEPASDYSVDPEGSVSVVALRSGLEASAQADVRTADFTAFNAEGALPEGVHIFGQVGASTTVAQNLEPEYITVSGGTAYVSLQENNAIAVVDVATATVERILPLGYQDRTSVAFDASDRDGGINLRTWPIKGILQPDAVASYTAGGQTYIVTANEGDSRDWDAYSEEESLKNFGEDTAPLCEGFGGLNPDELTFLRSDGGAGRLKLTTAFGLNAEGTCYDDLYAFGGRSFSVFSADGTRVFDSADDFERITARVLPEYFNSNNNKAEFDSRSDDKGPEPEGVALGTINGRTYAFIGLERIGGVMVYDVTDPANATYQAYINNRDFSSNTGDLGPEGLTFIPASDSPTGENLLVVGNEVSGSTTIYQVDSLIAPPVTDPVSSAEGSSSSDGSSEGVTGFILGALVALLGAFAAVAGAVNMGIIPNPLPSLAAYLPQLPF, from the coding sequence GTGAGCATCTCCCGCACCGCATCCGTCGGTCTCGCGGCCGCGACCGCACTGGCCGCCGCCGTCACTCTCGCCAGCCCCGCCCAGGCTGAGGTCGTGGACAACCCGGTGTACGACAGGGCCGCCGCGGCGACAGTGGACATCGCGGCGATCGGCTCCTACGACACGGATATCTTCGATAAGTCCGCGGCCGAGATCGTCGCGTACCACGCCGCCTCCAAGCGTGTGCTCATCGTCAACGCCCAGGCCGGCATGATCGACGTGCTCGACGTCTCCGATCCCACCGCACCGACCCACATCGGCACCGTGTCCGGCGGCGAGGGCACCACCATCAACTCCGTGGCGGTGCGGCCTGACGGCCTCGCCGTGGCCACCGTCGAGCCGGATGCCGACAAGACCCTCCCGGGCGAGCTCATCTTCTTCGACGCCGCCTCCGACACCTTCGATGTTCTCGGCCGCGTCACCGTCGGTTCCCTGCCCGACATGGTCACCATCACCGCCGACGGCGCGCACGCCCTGGTGGCCAACGAAGGCGAGCCGGCCTCCGACTACTCGGTGGATCCGGAGGGGTCCGTCTCCGTTGTCGCGCTGCGCAGCGGACTCGAGGCCTCCGCCCAGGCCGACGTCCGCACCGCGGACTTCACCGCGTTCAACGCGGAAGGTGCGCTGCCTGAGGGGGTCCACATCTTCGGCCAGGTCGGGGCGTCCACCACCGTCGCCCAGAACCTCGAGCCCGAGTACATCACGGTCTCCGGCGGCACGGCGTACGTCTCGCTGCAGGAAAACAACGCCATCGCGGTCGTGGACGTCGCCACCGCGACCGTCGAACGCATCCTCCCGCTCGGCTACCAGGACCGCACGTCCGTCGCCTTCGACGCCTCCGACCGCGACGGCGGCATCAACCTCCGCACCTGGCCCATCAAGGGCATTCTCCAGCCGGACGCCGTGGCCTCCTACACCGCGGGCGGGCAGACCTACATCGTCACCGCCAACGAGGGCGACTCCCGCGATTGGGACGCGTACTCCGAGGAGGAGAGCCTCAAGAACTTCGGCGAGGACACCGCCCCGCTGTGCGAGGGCTTCGGCGGGCTCAACCCCGACGAGCTGACCTTCTTGCGCTCCGACGGCGGCGCCGGTCGCCTGAAGCTGACCACGGCCTTCGGCCTCAACGCAGAGGGGACCTGCTACGACGACCTCTACGCCTTCGGCGGCCGCAGCTTCTCTGTCTTCTCCGCGGACGGCACCCGCGTGTTCGACTCGGCCGATGACTTCGAGCGCATCACCGCGCGCGTGCTTCCCGAGTACTTCAACTCCAACAACAACAAAGCCGAGTTCGACTCCCGGTCCGACGACAAGGGCCCCGAGCCCGAGGGCGTGGCCCTGGGCACGATCAACGGCCGCACCTACGCCTTCATCGGCCTCGAGCGCATCGGCGGCGTGATGGTCTACGACGTCACCGACCCGGCCAACGCGACCTACCAGGCCTACATCAACAACCGCGACTTCTCGAGCAATACCGGCGACCTCGGCCCCGAGGGCCTGACCTTCATTCCGGCCAGCGACTCCCCCACAGGCGAAAACCTCCTCGTCGTGGGCAACGAGGTCTCCGGTTCCACCACGATCTACCAGGTTGATTCCCTCATCGCCCCGCCCGTGACCGACCCGGTCTCCAGCGCGGAGGGCTCGTCGAGCTCCGATGGTTCTTCGGAGGGTGTCACCGGCTTCATCCTCGGCGCACTCGTGGCTCTCCTCGGCGCGTTCGCCGCCGTCGCCGGCGCCGTCAACATGGGCATCATCCCCAACCCGCTCCCCTCGCTGGCGGCATACCTGCCGCAGCTGCCGTTCTAA
- the dnaE gene encoding DNA polymerase III subunit alpha: protein MAKNSSFVHLHNHTEFSMLDGMAKVDLLADEVVRQGMPAVGMTDHGNMFGSNAFYRRMVDAGVKPIIGIEAYMAPESRFNKKRVLWGTPDQKGDDVSASGAYLHQTMLAENATGLRNLFKLSTLASYEGQLGKWPRMDAELIAEHADGIIATTGCPSGDVQTRLRLGQFDAALEAAAMWQDIYGKDNYFLELMDHGLHIERRVRDDLLRIGEMLDLPPLVTNDCHYVLESQAPAHEAMLCVQTGKTLLDPDRFKFDGTGYYIKSAAQMRETWDSTVPDGCDNTLWIAERVGDYSELWEEHPHDRMPIADVPEGETPTTWLRKEVARGLEGRFPGQEVPREYTERANYEVDVIDMKGYPSYFLIVAELIKHAREIGIRVGPGRGSAAGSLVAYALTITNIDPIEHGLLFERFLNPERPSAPDIDIDFDDRRRGEMITYAAERWGEDKIAQVITFGTVKTKQAIKDSAKVNFGQPGFQMADRINGALPPAIMAKDIPLSGITDPEHDRYSEAAEVRSLIETDPDVAKIYETARGLEGVVRQAGVHACAVIMASVPLMDHIPMWKRPADGALITGWDYPACESIGLLKMDFLGLRNLTVIGDALENIEKNRGETIDLETLDVDNAAVYELLSRGDTLGIFQLDSGGMQELLKRMKPTGFNDIVASLALYRPGPMGVNAHLNYADRKNGRKPITPIHPELEEPLREILDETYGLIVYQEQIMRISQKVANYTAGEADGFRKAMGKKKPEVLAKEYSKFSEGMFANGFSKDAVDALWGTIEPFASYAFNKSHAAGYALVSYWTAYLKANYTAEYMAALLTSVGDKKDKSAIYLADCRHLGISVLQPDINESEENFMAVGEDIRYGLAAVRNVGAEVVESIKETRRTKGAFTSFSDYLDKIDLLACNKRITESLIKAGAFDSLGHPRKGLMLIQEDAVDSVLTTKKAADKGQFDLFASFGGDGDAPQAAFSIEVPDDEWDRKHLLALEREMLGLYVSGHPLDGFEEAIDAQTDTQLTDILSGELRNGAEVTIGGLISSVDRRFSKKDGSPWAIVTIEDHHGAQVEVLLFNKVYALVAPQIVEDNIILAKAHVSIRDDRFSLFGDDVKVPELGPGNGAGLPLRLTLRTEQCTLDNIRRLKSVLEANPGDSDVYLNLVYGDQSQMMVLSDHLRVERSASLMGDLKANMGVGILG, encoded by the coding sequence ATGGCCAAAAACTCCTCCTTCGTCCACCTGCACAACCACACCGAGTTCTCCATGTTGGACGGGATGGCCAAGGTGGATCTGCTGGCGGACGAGGTGGTCCGCCAAGGCATGCCGGCGGTCGGCATGACCGACCACGGGAACATGTTCGGCTCCAACGCCTTCTACCGCCGGATGGTCGACGCGGGGGTCAAGCCGATCATCGGCATCGAGGCGTACATGGCCCCGGAGTCGCGCTTCAACAAGAAGCGCGTGCTGTGGGGTACCCCGGATCAGAAGGGCGACGACGTCTCCGCCTCCGGCGCCTACCTGCACCAGACGATGCTGGCGGAAAACGCCACGGGATTGCGCAACCTATTCAAGCTGTCCACGCTCGCCTCCTACGAGGGCCAGCTGGGTAAATGGCCGCGCATGGACGCGGAGCTCATCGCCGAGCACGCCGACGGCATCATCGCCACCACCGGCTGCCCCTCGGGGGACGTGCAGACCCGCCTGCGCCTCGGCCAGTTCGACGCCGCGCTTGAGGCCGCGGCGATGTGGCAGGACATCTACGGCAAGGACAACTACTTCCTAGAACTGATGGATCACGGCCTGCACATCGAGCGCCGGGTCCGCGACGACCTGTTGCGTATCGGCGAGATGCTGGATCTCCCGCCGCTGGTGACCAACGACTGCCACTACGTGCTCGAGTCCCAGGCCCCGGCGCACGAGGCGATGCTGTGCGTGCAGACGGGCAAGACGCTGCTGGACCCGGACCGTTTCAAGTTCGACGGCACCGGCTACTACATCAAGTCGGCCGCACAGATGCGCGAGACGTGGGACTCCACCGTGCCGGACGGGTGCGACAACACGCTGTGGATCGCGGAGCGCGTGGGCGACTACTCGGAGCTATGGGAGGAGCACCCGCACGACCGCATGCCCATCGCGGACGTCCCCGAGGGCGAAACTCCGACGACGTGGCTGCGCAAGGAGGTCGCGCGCGGGCTCGAGGGCCGTTTCCCCGGCCAGGAGGTGCCGCGGGAATACACCGAGCGGGCGAACTACGAAGTCGACGTGATCGACATGAAGGGCTACCCCTCGTACTTCCTCATCGTCGCCGAGCTGATCAAGCACGCCCGCGAGATCGGCATCCGCGTGGGGCCGGGCCGCGGTTCCGCCGCCGGTTCATTGGTGGCCTATGCGCTGACCATCACCAACATCGACCCCATCGAGCACGGCCTGCTCTTTGAGCGCTTCCTCAACCCGGAGCGGCCCTCCGCCCCCGATATCGATATCGACTTCGACGATCGCCGCCGCGGCGAGATGATCACCTACGCCGCCGAGCGCTGGGGCGAGGATAAGATCGCCCAGGTCATCACGTTCGGCACGGTGAAGACGAAGCAGGCCATCAAGGACTCCGCGAAGGTGAACTTCGGCCAGCCCGGCTTCCAGATGGCCGACCGGATTAACGGCGCGCTGCCGCCCGCGATCATGGCCAAGGACATTCCGCTCTCCGGCATCACCGACCCCGAGCACGACCGCTACTCCGAGGCGGCGGAGGTCCGTTCGCTCATTGAGACGGACCCGGACGTGGCCAAGATCTACGAGACGGCGCGCGGGCTCGAGGGCGTCGTGCGCCAAGCCGGCGTGCACGCCTGCGCGGTGATCATGGCGTCCGTGCCGCTGATGGACCACATCCCGATGTGGAAACGGCCCGCCGACGGTGCCCTGATCACCGGCTGGGACTACCCGGCCTGCGAGTCCATCGGGCTGCTCAAGATGGACTTTCTGGGGCTGCGCAACCTCACCGTCATCGGCGACGCCCTGGAAAACATCGAGAAGAACCGCGGCGAGACCATCGACCTGGAGACCCTGGACGTGGACAACGCGGCGGTCTACGAACTGTTGTCGCGCGGGGACACGCTGGGTATTTTCCAGCTCGACTCCGGCGGCATGCAGGAGCTGCTCAAGCGCATGAAGCCGACCGGCTTCAACGACATCGTCGCCTCCCTGGCCCTGTACCGTCCGGGCCCGATGGGTGTCAACGCCCACTTGAACTACGCGGACCGCAAGAACGGGCGCAAGCCGATCACCCCAATCCACCCGGAGCTGGAGGAGCCGCTGCGCGAGATCCTGGACGAGACGTACGGTCTCATCGTCTACCAGGAGCAGATTATGAGGATTTCCCAGAAGGTGGCGAACTACACCGCCGGCGAGGCGGACGGTTTCCGCAAGGCCATGGGCAAGAAGAAGCCCGAGGTGCTGGCGAAGGAGTACTCCAAGTTCTCGGAGGGCATGTTTGCCAACGGCTTCAGCAAGGATGCCGTCGACGCTCTGTGGGGCACGATCGAACCGTTCGCCTCCTACGCGTTTAACAAGTCGCACGCGGCGGGATACGCCCTGGTCTCCTACTGGACGGCGTACCTGAAGGCGAATTACACGGCGGAGTACATGGCCGCCCTTTTGACGTCGGTGGGCGACAAGAAGGACAAGTCCGCCATCTACCTCGCCGACTGCCGCCACCTCGGCATCAGCGTGCTGCAGCCGGACATCAACGAGTCCGAGGAGAACTTCATGGCCGTGGGCGAGGACATCCGCTACGGCCTAGCCGCGGTGCGCAACGTGGGCGCGGAGGTCGTTGAGTCCATCAAGGAGACCCGCCGCACGAAGGGGGCTTTTACCAGCTTCTCCGACTACCTGGACAAGATCGACTTGCTGGCCTGCAACAAGCGCATCACGGAGTCGCTGATCAAGGCCGGCGCCTTTGATTCGCTCGGGCACCCGCGCAAGGGGCTCATGCTGATTCAGGAGGACGCGGTGGATTCGGTCCTGACCACCAAGAAGGCGGCCGACAAGGGGCAGTTCGACCTATTCGCCAGCTTCGGGGGCGACGGGGACGCGCCCCAGGCGGCGTTTTCCATCGAGGTGCCCGACGACGAGTGGGACCGCAAGCATCTGCTCGCGCTCGAGCGGGAGATGCTCGGCCTCTACGTGTCGGGGCACCCGCTGGACGGGTTCGAGGAGGCGATCGACGCCCAGACGGACACCCAGCTCACCGACATTCTCTCCGGCGAGCTGCGCAACGGCGCCGAGGTCACCATCGGCGGGCTGATTTCAAGCGTGGACCGCAGGTTTTCCAAGAAGGACGGCTCCCCGTGGGCGATTGTCACCATCGAGGACCACCACGGCGCCCAGGTGGAGGTGCTGCTCTTTAACAAGGTGTACGCCCTCGTCGCGCCGCAGATCGTGGAGGACAACATCATCTTGGCGAAGGCGCACGTCTCCATCCGCGACGACCGCTTCAGCCTGTTCGGCGATGACGTCAAGGTGCCGGAGCTGGGTCCGGGCAACGGCGCGGGCTTGCCGCTGCGGCTGACGCTGCGCACGGAGCAGTGCACGCTGGACAACATCCGCAGGCTCAAGTCCGTTCTGGAGGCGAATCCGGGCGATTCGGACGTCTACCTCAACCTGGTCTACGGCGACCAGTCGCAGATGATGGTCCTGAGTGACCATCTGCGCGTGGAGCGCTCGGCGAGCTTGATGGGCGACCTCAAGGCGAACATGGGCGTGGGCATTCTGGGATAG
- a CDS encoding ABC transporter permease — translation MNFTESLRLAASSLNNNKLRSLLTLLGIIIGIMAVIIIMTLGAGLQKEVMSSLEGVGATNHIVVVHERGEPGANPDDPYAELNSAPPRDEQDQVSFEQLEELRTHFGPRVRGVDVPNTISSSGDVTYGDSTSSVTVYPSMTQTLAMRNEQVEFGRGLSETDIAQGRPVTVVSPTLVTALFGGDAQAALGERIDVTVGNNTAVFTVVGVLKDQGNAGMFGGDQSLGDSFIPISAADRLGTQIRSLSSFSVQSSPEEDTAAFQSELQSYLNRWYERNPEFQITVVDLSAGLEQLTSVFGIISTVLSAIGGISLVVGGIGVMNIMLITVTERTREIGIRKALGATQRDIRTQFIVEAILVCLIGGVIGIVLGSVIGMAATSAFDAFVLPPLNAVLMSLLFSLATGVFFGAYPASKAAKMQPIEALRYE, via the coding sequence GTGAACTTTACCGAGTCACTGCGGCTTGCCGCGTCGAGCCTGAACAACAACAAACTGCGCTCGCTGCTGACCCTCCTGGGCATCATCATCGGCATCATGGCCGTGATCATCATCATGACCCTGGGCGCGGGCCTGCAAAAAGAGGTGATGTCGTCCCTGGAGGGCGTGGGTGCCACGAACCATATCGTCGTGGTCCACGAGCGCGGCGAGCCCGGGGCAAACCCCGACGACCCCTACGCCGAGCTCAACTCCGCCCCGCCGCGGGACGAGCAGGACCAAGTGTCCTTTGAGCAGCTCGAGGAGCTGCGGACCCATTTCGGCCCGCGCGTGCGCGGGGTGGATGTGCCCAACACGATTTCTAGCAGCGGCGACGTCACGTACGGGGACTCAACCTCCTCGGTCACGGTCTACCCCTCGATGACCCAGACCCTGGCCATGCGCAACGAGCAGGTGGAGTTCGGCCGCGGGCTCAGCGAGACCGACATTGCTCAGGGTCGGCCGGTGACGGTGGTTTCGCCCACTCTGGTCACGGCGCTTTTCGGGGGCGACGCGCAGGCGGCGCTCGGCGAGCGCATCGACGTCACGGTGGGCAACAACACCGCCGTCTTCACCGTCGTCGGGGTGCTCAAGGATCAGGGCAACGCGGGCATGTTCGGGGGCGACCAGTCCCTCGGCGACAGCTTCATCCCGATCAGCGCAGCGGACCGGCTGGGCACCCAGATCAGGTCTCTGAGCAGCTTCTCCGTGCAGTCGTCCCCGGAAGAGGACACCGCGGCGTTCCAATCCGAGCTGCAGAGCTATCTGAATCGCTGGTACGAGCGCAACCCTGAGTTTCAAATCACGGTGGTGGACCTGTCGGCCGGGCTCGAGCAGCTCACGAGCGTCTTCGGCATCATCTCCACGGTGCTCTCCGCCATCGGCGGGATCTCCCTCGTCGTCGGCGGCATCGGGGTGATGAACATCATGCTGATCACCGTGACGGAACGCACCCGCGAGATCGGCATCCGCAAGGCTCTCGGAGCCACGCAGCGCGACATCCGCACCCAGTTCATCGTGGAGGCCATCTTGGTCTGCCTCATCGGCGGCGTGATCGGCATCGTGCTGGGCTCGGTCATCGGCATGGCCGCCACCTCGGCGTTCGACGCGTTCGTCCTCCCGCCGCTGAATGCGGTGCTGATGTCGCTGCTGTTTTCCCTGGCCACCGGCGTGTTCTTCGGGGCGTACCCGGCGTCGAAGGCGGCGAAGATGCAGCCCATCGAAGCGCTGCGCTACGAGTAG
- a CDS encoding ABC transporter ATP-binding protein, whose protein sequence is MADTGLLIDMRRIVKTYNPGEPGEVRVLHGIDFYTAQSEFVSIVGPSGCGKSTLMNLIGMLDRPTEGAYAFNGEPVYAKVDQELAAYRSQNIGFIFQNFNLIGRIDALQNVAMPMMYAGVDKREREELAADLLNKMGMGDRLNHLPNELSGGQKQRVAIARSLANDPDLLLADEPTGALDSKTGRMVMDLFHELHEDLGKAIVFITHNPELAEETERIVEMKDGDIDAIRRPAGRRAGED, encoded by the coding sequence ATGGCGGATACCGGCCTGCTTATTGACATGCGCCGGATCGTGAAAACATACAACCCCGGTGAGCCCGGAGAGGTGCGTGTCCTGCACGGTATCGACTTCTACACCGCGCAAAGCGAGTTCGTCTCCATCGTCGGGCCCTCCGGCTGCGGCAAGTCCACGTTGATGAATCTCATTGGCATGTTGGATCGCCCCACAGAGGGCGCCTACGCCTTCAACGGGGAGCCGGTATACGCCAAGGTTGACCAGGAGCTCGCCGCCTACCGCAGCCAGAACATCGGATTCATCTTCCAGAACTTCAACCTGATCGGCCGCATTGACGCGCTCCAGAACGTCGCCATGCCGATGATGTACGCGGGCGTCGACAAGCGGGAGCGCGAGGAGCTCGCGGCCGACCTGCTGAACAAGATGGGCATGGGCGACCGCCTCAACCACCTGCCCAACGAGCTCTCGGGCGGCCAGAAGCAGCGAGTGGCCATCGCCCGCAGCCTCGCCAACGACCCCGACCTTCTGCTTGCCGACGAACCCACCGGCGCCCTGGACTCCAAGACCGGCCGCATGGTGATGGACCTGTTCCATGAGCTGCACGAGGACCTGGGCAAAGCCATCGTGTTCATCACCCACAACCCGGAGCTGGCGGAAGAGACCGAGCGGATCGTGGAGATGAAGGACGGCGACATCGACGCCATCCGTCGCCCCGCCGGCCGTCGGGCGGGGGAGGACTAG
- a CDS encoding efflux RND transporter periplasmic adaptor subunit translates to MVSVPGIGTPFGPTANGPVRPWQIHIRRAAVAAVSASLLFASACGLGGADEKNGLGAGDYTVAREDGVTNSIVVNGNIGPIRSLSITTPLQSKVERVAVAAGDRVGVDQFLVEMDSTDAERQLAQQQQQQALAQADAMDAVETSQAQLNAVQDQINRGVYPSIAQAQAAVNQAQAAYDAAVAAQGAVAMDASANQVKKIIGDISSGSILPGSGQPAPAPAPAPAPAPATAPDTQQQLIQQEIGRQREVAQAQQQATGQANVGQAYAALQDAYAQLDVAYAQAAQERDQLQRQVDSAWRKAEAAGDATGDGNLEYQVQSATVHAPMAGLVTTVDVSEGDIPQGKLLTIADDSRLKIRTNVREGDVSTIAAGNKVRFTSTATGDTEFEGKVTWVSPVGSAGEQKPDGQGQGTVMFPVDIEVTGDKEGLLLGGSVRAEIITEEDADSLSVPLDAVFEDGGAKKVLVLAAGDGERRGTVEERTVTTGAANEVDVAVTGGDLREGDIVINWPDEYRGRVGETVTIGDPNFNPDDVAAAREENKG, encoded by the coding sequence TTGGTTTCCGTCCCCGGAATCGGCACCCCGTTCGGCCCCACCGCCAATGGCCCGGTGAGGCCGTGGCAGATCCATATCAGGCGGGCTGCGGTTGCGGCGGTGTCGGCGTCGCTGCTGTTCGCCTCCGCCTGCGGCCTCGGCGGAGCCGACGAGAAAAACGGGCTCGGCGCGGGGGACTACACCGTGGCGCGGGAGGACGGCGTGACCAACTCCATCGTGGTCAACGGAAACATCGGCCCCATCCGCTCGCTGAGCATCACCACCCCGCTGCAGTCGAAGGTGGAGCGCGTCGCCGTCGCGGCGGGGGACAGGGTCGGCGTGGATCAGTTCCTCGTCGAGATGGACAGCACAGACGCCGAGCGCCAGCTGGCGCAGCAGCAACAGCAGCAGGCGCTCGCCCAGGCCGACGCAATGGACGCCGTAGAAACCTCCCAGGCACAGCTCAACGCGGTGCAGGACCAGATCAACCGGGGCGTCTACCCCTCCATCGCGCAGGCTCAGGCGGCCGTGAACCAGGCCCAGGCGGCCTACGATGCCGCCGTCGCCGCCCAGGGTGCAGTGGCGATGGACGCCTCTGCAAACCAGGTGAAGAAAATCATCGGGGACATCAGCTCCGGCAGCATCCTCCCCGGTTCCGGGCAGCCGGCCCCAGCGCCGGCGCCCGCCCCCGCGCCGGCACCCGCCACCGCCCCGGATACACAGCAGCAGCTCATCCAGCAGGAAATCGGGCGCCAGCGGGAGGTGGCACAGGCACAGCAGCAGGCTACCGGCCAGGCGAACGTCGGGCAGGCCTACGCCGCGCTGCAGGACGCCTACGCGCAGCTCGACGTCGCCTACGCGCAAGCGGCGCAGGAGCGAGACCAGCTGCAACGCCAGGTGGATTCGGCGTGGCGCAAGGCGGAGGCGGCGGGCGACGCCACCGGCGACGGCAACCTGGAATACCAGGTCCAATCTGCCACCGTGCACGCCCCCATGGCGGGCCTTGTCACCACTGTCGACGTCTCGGAGGGGGACATCCCCCAGGGCAAGCTGCTCACCATCGCGGATGACTCGCGGCTGAAGATCCGCACCAATGTCCGCGAGGGGGACGTCTCCACGATCGCGGCCGGCAACAAGGTGCGGTTTACGTCCACGGCGACGGGCGACACGGAGTTCGAGGGCAAGGTGACATGGGTCTCGCCGGTCGGAAGCGCCGGCGAGCAGAAACCGGACGGCCAGGGGCAGGGAACCGTCATGTTCCCCGTCGATATCGAGGTCACCGGCGACAAGGAGGGCCTCCTGCTCGGCGGAAGCGTGCGCGCGGAGATCATCACCGAAGAAGACGCGGACTCGCTGTCCGTCCCGCTGGACGCGGTGTTCGAGGACGGCGGGGCGAAGAAGGTGCTCGTCCTCGCCGCAGGAGACGGCGAGCGCCGCGGCACCGTGGAGGAACGCACCGTGACCACCGGCGCGGCCAACGAGGTGGATGTCGCCGTCACCGGCGGCGACCTGAGAGAGGGCGACATTGTCATCAACTGGCCGGACGAGTACCGCGGCCGGGTCGGGGAGACGGTCACCATCGGGGACCCGAACTTCAACCCGGACGATGTCGCCGCGGCGCGCGAGGAGAACAAGGGCTAG
- a CDS encoding RluA family pseudouridine synthase, which yields MAGEFRALPVPEGLDGMRVDQAVSKLFGLSRSVAAEIAAEGSVLIDASPVTKSDRVNAGALLEVTLPEPKRPPEPKAERVEGLEIIYQDADVIAVDKPVGVAAHPTLGWDGPTVVGGLQAMGIALPDAGPPERKGIVQRLDVGTSGVMVVAASVQGYSVLKRAFKERTVDKTYHAVVQGLPDPIVGTVDAPIGRHPSAGWKFAVTSDGRPAVTHYELIEAFREASLLEVHLETGRTHQIRVHMSAVGHPCVGDPMYGSDPNLSKRLGLIRQWLHATRLGFTHPRTGQYTVVESPYPADLQHALEVLRG from the coding sequence ATGGCGGGTGAGTTTCGCGCGCTGCCCGTGCCCGAGGGGCTCGACGGGATGAGGGTGGACCAGGCCGTGTCCAAGCTCTTCGGCCTCTCCCGCAGCGTCGCGGCCGAGATCGCCGCCGAGGGCAGCGTGCTAATCGACGCCTCCCCGGTCACAAAATCCGACCGCGTCAACGCCGGTGCGCTGCTCGAGGTGACACTGCCCGAGCCGAAGAGGCCGCCCGAGCCGAAGGCGGAGCGCGTCGAAGGCCTAGAGATCATCTACCAGGACGCGGACGTCATCGCCGTGGACAAGCCAGTGGGCGTCGCCGCCCACCCCACGCTCGGCTGGGACGGGCCCACCGTCGTCGGCGGCCTGCAGGCGATGGGCATTGCGCTTCCCGACGCCGGCCCGCCCGAACGCAAAGGAATCGTCCAGCGTCTCGACGTCGGCACGTCCGGGGTCATGGTGGTTGCTGCAAGCGTCCAGGGCTACTCCGTGCTCAAACGCGCGTTCAAGGAGCGCACGGTGGACAAGACCTACCACGCGGTGGTCCAGGGGCTGCCGGATCCGATTGTGGGCACGGTCGACGCCCCGATCGGCCGTCACCCGTCCGCCGGGTGGAAATTCGCGGTGACCTCGGACGGGCGCCCCGCCGTGACGCACTACGAGCTCATCGAGGCCTTCCGCGAGGCCAGCCTGCTGGAGGTCCACCTGGAAACCGGCCGCACGCACCAGATCCGCGTCCACATGTCCGCGGTGGGACACCCCTGCGTGGGTGACCCGATGTACGGCTCGGACCCGAACCTGTCCAAGCGCCTCGGGCTGATCCGGCAGTGGCTGCACGCCACCAGGCTCGGGTTCACCCACCCGCGCACCGGCCAATACACCGTGGTGGAGTCGCCGTACCCGGCGGACCTCCAGCACGCGCTCGAGGTCCTGCGCGGGTGA
- the lspA gene encoding signal peptidase II has translation MAAVAAVDQVVKQLVLAFLEPGVPVPVVGDWFRLYLLFNPGAAFSMGRNSTWLFTTIQLAFVVGSLIAAPRIRDRWEALGLALIAGGAMGNLIDRLLRDPGFWFGHVVDYISVGRFAVFNIADASITVGVIVFVAAVFASERRSTHGG, from the coding sequence ATGGCGGCCGTGGCGGCGGTGGACCAGGTGGTCAAGCAGCTCGTACTCGCCTTCCTCGAGCCGGGCGTGCCCGTGCCGGTCGTGGGCGACTGGTTTCGCCTCTACCTCCTGTTCAACCCGGGGGCGGCGTTTTCCATGGGGCGGAACTCGACCTGGCTGTTTACCACCATCCAGCTCGCGTTCGTGGTGGGCTCGCTGATCGCCGCGCCGCGGATCCGCGACCGCTGGGAAGCGCTGGGGCTGGCGCTGATCGCCGGGGGTGCGATGGGCAACCTCATAGACCGGCTGCTGCGAGATCCCGGATTTTGGTTCGGTCACGTGGTGGACTACATCTCCGTGGGGCGTTTCGCGGTGTTCAACATCGCGGACGCGTCGATCACCGTCGGCGTCATTGTCTTCGTCGCCGCGGTTTTCGCCTCCGAGCGGAGGTCGACGCATGGCGGGTGA